The Chryseolinea soli genome contains a region encoding:
- a CDS encoding family 20 glycosylhydrolase, with amino-acid sequence MNATNPYTLGFFVLLLLSGTACQPKKNALATTGKIAVLWELVTNFTGEKDAFYARFQLTNHSDVNLDDKNWALFFSMAPRPILDNQTEQPARLHHINGDWYVLKPDKNFHLPPGESIDIFYRGVEAVIKETDRPLGLYFVFYDDEGKEQKIENVIEYTWKPFVSPDQINRNEKDEEPIPTAALSYKNNLDMTDLSSAAVKPIIPSPVSLVMDKDSVEVNNAWAIYFEKGLEGEAAYLAAALKEATGLDLKTQSGAPQGKAIRLLQAPLVVNGVAHEAYALNIMANGIDISGSDAAGVFYGIQSLRACIPLKSYASRSGTLRLPKLQVNDAPRFAFRGLHLDVSRNFQTKETILRTLDLLSFYKINRFLFYTTEDEGWRLEIKDLPELTDVGAQRQHTSGKEAPALHPAYGSGPFAKEEGRFGHGYYSRTDFIEILKYATARHIKIIPEVNFPGHARAAIKAMEARYERLMKEGKEDEANEYRLIDPDDKSVYLSAQGYQDNVVCVARESVFHFYEKVVDEIATLYQEAGLTLDEFHTGGDEVPEGAWTKSPMAMALMREHPEIKDPKNLQTYFLRELVKRLKSRNLQLDGWEEVALAKKADGKYEPNPEFVNANVVPYIWNNIFDYPDLGYRLANAGYKVVLCNVSNFYFDLAYSKDPQEPGLYWAGFVDTRHSWTFAPYDMFKTTKKNSLGQKLDLETVKGYEKNKIIVEHLKPQARKNILGLEAQVWCETVKGRDMLEYYVLPKLVGFAESAWAAERSWETVDDKTQREKLIRDGWNVFANSLGKRELPRLHYLNGGYNYRVPPPGAVIENGELKANVEYPGLTIHYTTDGTEPTIASPRYEKPVAVKGPVVLRSFDDAGKGSHRVNVSSE; translated from the coding sequence ATGAACGCCACAAACCCATACACGCTCGGCTTCTTTGTTCTCCTCCTGTTGAGCGGCACGGCGTGTCAGCCAAAAAAGAACGCACTGGCGACCACGGGCAAAATTGCTGTGTTGTGGGAACTGGTCACCAATTTCACCGGTGAAAAGGATGCATTCTATGCACGCTTTCAATTGACGAACCACAGCGATGTCAACCTGGACGATAAGAACTGGGCCCTGTTCTTCAGCATGGCCCCGCGACCGATCCTTGACAACCAAACCGAACAGCCCGCCCGCCTTCATCACATCAATGGAGATTGGTATGTGCTGAAACCAGACAAAAACTTTCATCTGCCACCCGGGGAATCGATAGATATTTTCTACCGCGGCGTGGAAGCGGTCATCAAAGAAACAGACCGGCCCCTGGGTTTGTATTTTGTTTTTTATGATGACGAGGGGAAGGAACAAAAAATTGAGAACGTCATCGAATACACCTGGAAGCCTTTCGTCAGTCCGGATCAAATTAACCGGAATGAAAAAGATGAGGAGCCGATCCCTACGGCAGCGCTGTCTTACAAGAACAACCTCGACATGACCGATCTTTCCTCCGCCGCGGTTAAGCCGATCATTCCTTCGCCCGTTTCGCTGGTCATGGACAAAGATTCAGTCGAAGTAAATAATGCCTGGGCTATCTATTTTGAGAAGGGATTGGAGGGAGAAGCGGCCTACCTGGCCGCAGCGCTGAAAGAGGCTACCGGACTTGATCTCAAAACGCAGTCGGGCGCCCCGCAAGGAAAGGCCATCCGGCTCCTGCAGGCACCTCTTGTTGTGAACGGAGTGGCTCACGAGGCCTACGCGTTGAATATCATGGCAAACGGCATTGACATTTCCGGGAGCGATGCCGCTGGAGTGTTCTATGGCATTCAAAGTTTGCGTGCATGCATACCGTTGAAATCCTATGCAAGTAGATCGGGTACATTGCGGTTGCCGAAACTGCAGGTGAACGATGCTCCCCGCTTTGCGTTCCGGGGATTGCATCTAGACGTGAGCCGGAATTTTCAAACCAAAGAAACCATCCTGCGAACACTTGATCTTTTGTCGTTCTATAAGATCAACCGCTTTCTTTTCTACACCACCGAAGACGAAGGGTGGCGCCTTGAAATTAAAGATCTGCCTGAGCTGACCGACGTAGGTGCACAAAGACAACATACCTCTGGCAAAGAAGCGCCGGCGTTGCACCCGGCTTACGGTTCCGGGCCTTTTGCAAAAGAGGAGGGCCGCTTTGGTCATGGCTATTATTCGAGAACGGATTTTATCGAGATATTAAAATATGCCACCGCGCGTCACATCAAGATCATTCCCGAGGTAAACTTCCCTGGTCACGCACGGGCGGCGATCAAAGCCATGGAAGCCCGCTATGAGCGATTGATGAAGGAAGGCAAGGAAGATGAGGCGAACGAATATCGCCTCATCGATCCCGATGACAAATCGGTCTACTTATCCGCACAAGGCTACCAAGACAACGTCGTGTGCGTGGCGCGCGAGTCGGTCTTTCATTTTTATGAGAAAGTGGTGGATGAAATTGCTACGCTCTACCAGGAAGCCGGGTTGACCTTGGATGAGTTCCACACCGGCGGCGATGAAGTGCCCGAAGGCGCGTGGACAAAATCGCCGATGGCTATGGCATTGATGCGTGAGCACCCCGAGATCAAAGACCCCAAAAATTTGCAGACCTATTTTCTACGCGAGCTGGTGAAGCGGCTGAAATCGCGAAACCTCCAGCTGGATGGATGGGAAGAAGTGGCGCTCGCGAAAAAGGCGGACGGCAAATACGAACCCAACCCGGAGTTTGTCAACGCGAATGTGGTGCCCTATATCTGGAACAACATTTTCGACTATCCCGACCTGGGCTATCGATTGGCCAACGCCGGCTACAAGGTGGTGCTGTGCAACGTGTCCAACTTCTATTTTGATTTGGCGTATAGCAAGGATCCGCAGGAGCCGGGTCTGTATTGGGCCGGGTTTGTTGATACCCGTCACAGCTGGACCTTTGCGCCTTATGATATGTTCAAGACCACGAAGAAAAACTCCCTGGGTCAAAAACTCGATCTCGAAACCGTGAAGGGGTATGAGAAGAATAAAATCATTGTAGAGCATCTAAAACCCCAGGCCCGCAAAAATATTCTTGGCCTGGAAGCACAGGTTTGGTGCGAAACCGTGAAGGGCCGCGATATGCTCGAGTACTACGTCCTTCCGAAACTGGTAGGCTTTGCCGAAAGCGCCTGGGCAGCAGAACGCTCCTGGGAAACCGTGGACGATAAAACGCAGCGCGAAAAACTTATCCGCGACGGATGGAATGTGTTCGCCAACAGCTTGGGCAAACGGGAGCTGCCGCGTCTTCATTATTTGAATGGCGGCTATAACTATCGCGTCCCCCCGCCGGGAGCTGTCATTGAAAATGGTGAGCTGAAAGCAAATGTCGAATATCCTGGATTGACTATACACTACACGACAGACGGAACCGAGCCGACCATCGCCTCACCGCGCTATGAAAAACCCGTCGCCGTGAAAGGTCCCGTGGTCTTGAGAAGCTTTGATGACGCCGGCAAAGGGAGTCACCGGGTCAACGTGTCGTCCGAATGA
- a CDS encoding SusC/RagA family TonB-linked outer membrane protein — MNEKFYSVQKKCRSYLFSCCVMLLLAGNALASAPVEVTVTGKVTSADDGSSLPGVNIYLKGTQVGTITDADGKYSITASDNNAVIVFSYIGYTTQEVSISGRTAIDVVLQPNTESLDEVVVTALGIKRDERSLGYSVGRVNGNDLNRIPQENVLNSLAGRVPGVTISSTGGPGSSVNMVIRGAKSLTNNQPLFVVDGVPLNNSIQNVSAIGSDNRVDYGNAIADLNPDNIESVSVLKGGAAAALYGSRAGNGVVMITTKTGAKAKKLTVNVSTNNTFDVPYKFLDFHDKYAVGVRPYTPDANPSGVLTIDEGTVAGVGPRLDQGYKAIQWNSPVDADGNKIPTLLTSHPNNVKNFVRTGITSTNTVSVSNSSDQLTYRLAYTNMSNRGIVPNSDLFRNTLDFNTSLKISNNVRFSTNVDFTRSNSNNRPAGNRGTNPIQWAYYVSPHIDIRDMKNYWVKGKEGLQQLTQDDGAGEYNNPYFLAHEVNNSFVRDRVYGNVKLDWQITKDISVFGRYSLDTYKEQRETKIANSYTGEPRGAYGIIDMDRLERNADFLATYKKDIGQFHLSVSAGGNAMHQNYGGVSNASKAGTGLTVPGLYTIQNIPQANLEYSSNRNKKSIYSIYGTSTLGYKDMVYLDLTARNDWSSTLPPESRSYFYPSASLSVLVNEMVHISDDLSMLKLRAAVSKVGNDTQPYQLYNILDNYAAWDGTPRLGKSSNILTSNLKPEMLTTSEFGLELGLFNNRVRFEGTYYKMDSRNQIFSTALAPSSGFESRKINSGLLVSKGIELSAGATVVENGNWRWDVNVNYSRNRTKLMELSGGDKFYTFWTDGKGGSWTYVGEEIGDLYDAKLVTVEDKNSPYYGYPLLDDEGSWQSVSAGDTKNKIGNYNPDFLMGMQSTLSYKAFTLNLSFDWRQGGQFISQTYRYAESDLKTQRWLDQLINPGNMTGDALRDYLVANADQDIKNGFHIVGGPGPEYGGHPLGDLGDGVTLNDGVFNPGVIAQYDADGNITGYTENLGGPDTKYIPFADNYPWSFMKPAMFDASFIKLREISLGYQLPKTFISSLGLQSASFSLYARNLMLWTKAKIGVDPELAFQPEGNQQGNNSPFKQGIERYNVNPWTVSTGFKLSLTF; from the coding sequence ATGAATGAGAAATTTTACAGTGTACAGAAAAAATGCAGGAGTTACCTGTTCTCCTGCTGCGTGATGCTGCTGCTGGCAGGCAATGCCCTGGCCAGCGCGCCCGTTGAAGTGACGGTGACCGGCAAAGTCACTTCTGCCGACGATGGAAGCTCGCTCCCGGGCGTGAACATTTACCTGAAAGGAACACAGGTGGGTACCATCACGGATGCCGATGGAAAATATTCCATCACTGCATCCGACAACAACGCGGTGATCGTGTTTTCCTACATCGGCTACACCACCCAGGAAGTATCGATCAGCGGCAGAACGGCCATCGACGTCGTGCTGCAACCCAACACCGAGTCGCTCGATGAAGTGGTGGTGACAGCCCTCGGCATTAAACGCGATGAGCGTTCGTTGGGCTACTCCGTAGGACGCGTAAACGGTAACGATCTGAATCGCATTCCGCAGGAGAACGTGCTCAATAGTTTAGCGGGCCGCGTGCCCGGCGTGACCATTTCATCCACTGGTGGTCCGGGTTCCTCTGTGAACATGGTGATCCGCGGTGCCAAGTCGCTCACCAATAATCAGCCCCTCTTTGTCGTGGACGGCGTACCGCTCAACAACTCGATACAGAACGTGAGCGCTATCGGTTCGGACAACCGCGTGGACTATGGCAACGCGATTGCTGATTTGAACCCCGACAACATCGAATCCGTCTCCGTATTGAAAGGTGGCGCAGCTGCTGCATTGTATGGTTCACGCGCCGGAAACGGTGTGGTCATGATCACGACAAAGACGGGTGCGAAGGCCAAGAAATTAACGGTGAACGTTTCCACTAACAACACCTTCGATGTCCCCTACAAATTCCTGGACTTCCACGATAAATATGCCGTGGGCGTACGGCCGTATACTCCGGATGCCAATCCCTCCGGAGTGCTGACGATCGATGAAGGAACCGTAGCGGGTGTTGGTCCGCGGCTCGACCAGGGCTACAAGGCCATTCAATGGAACAGCCCCGTGGATGCCGATGGAAACAAGATTCCCACCCTATTGACGTCGCATCCCAACAACGTGAAGAACTTTGTGCGCACCGGTATCACCTCCACCAACACGGTGTCGGTGTCGAACAGCAGCGATCAACTCACGTATCGGCTGGCCTACACCAACATGAGCAACCGCGGCATCGTGCCCAACTCGGACTTGTTTAGAAATACGTTGGACTTCAACACGTCGCTAAAGATTTCCAACAATGTCCGTTTTAGCACGAACGTTGACTTCACCCGCAGCAACTCCAACAACCGGCCGGCCGGAAACCGCGGGACCAACCCGATCCAGTGGGCCTATTATGTTTCACCCCACATCGACATTCGCGACATGAAGAACTATTGGGTAAAGGGAAAAGAAGGCCTGCAGCAACTCACCCAAGATGATGGCGCCGGAGAGTACAACAACCCTTACTTCTTAGCCCATGAAGTGAACAACAGTTTTGTGCGCGACCGCGTCTACGGAAACGTGAAACTCGACTGGCAGATCACGAAGGACATCTCGGTGTTCGGTCGCTATTCGCTCGATACCTATAAAGAGCAACGTGAAACGAAGATCGCCAACAGCTATACCGGCGAACCGCGTGGTGCCTATGGCATCATCGACATGGACCGCCTGGAACGCAACGCTGACTTCCTGGCGACTTATAAAAAAGACATCGGCCAGTTTCACCTCAGCGTGTCGGCGGGGGGTAACGCGATGCACCAGAACTATGGCGGTGTGTCGAACGCTAGCAAGGCGGGTACTGGATTGACTGTGCCGGGTTTGTATACTATTCAGAACATCCCCCAAGCCAACCTGGAGTACAGCAGCAATCGGAATAAGAAATCGATCTACAGCATTTACGGAACGTCTACGCTCGGATACAAAGACATGGTCTATCTGGATCTAACCGCACGCAACGACTGGTCGAGCACCTTGCCACCAGAAAGCCGCTCCTATTTTTATCCTTCGGCTTCCTTGAGTGTGTTGGTGAATGAAATGGTACACATTTCCGATGATCTCAGCATGTTGAAGTTGCGGGCCGCCGTGTCGAAAGTGGGTAACGACACACAACCGTACCAGCTCTACAATATCCTCGACAATTATGCAGCCTGGGATGGAACACCGCGGCTCGGTAAGTCCTCCAACATCCTCACTAGTAATCTGAAACCGGAGATGCTCACCACATCCGAATTTGGGTTGGAATTGGGCCTCTTTAACAACCGCGTGCGTTTCGAGGGTACGTATTATAAAATGGACAGCCGAAACCAAATCTTTTCCACCGCGCTGGCGCCTTCCAGTGGATTTGAATCGCGCAAGATCAACTCGGGGCTCCTCGTCAGCAAAGGCATCGAGTTGAGTGCCGGCGCCACTGTGGTGGAGAACGGCAACTGGCGGTGGGATGTCAATGTGAACTACAGCCGCAACCGGACGAAGCTCATGGAGCTGTCGGGTGGTGATAAATTTTATACGTTCTGGACCGATGGAAAAGGTGGATCGTGGACCTATGTCGGTGAAGAGATCGGCGATCTCTACGATGCGAAGCTGGTAACCGTGGAAGACAAGAACTCTCCGTACTACGGCTACCCGCTGCTGGATGACGAAGGATCATGGCAGAGCGTGAGTGCCGGCGATACCAAAAATAAGATCGGTAACTACAATCCCGATTTCCTGATGGGCATGCAATCTACCTTGTCCTACAAAGCGTTTACGCTCAACCTTTCGTTCGACTGGCGTCAGGGCGGTCAATTCATTTCACAAACCTATCGTTATGCCGAGTCCGATCTCAAGACGCAACGGTGGCTCGATCAGTTGATCAACCCCGGCAACATGACGGGCGATGCGCTTCGCGATTACCTGGTGGCCAATGCAGACCAGGACATCAAGAACGGCTTTCACATTGTGGGCGGCCCCGGCCCGGAATATGGCGGACATCCCCTGGGTGACCTGGGCGATGGCGTGACGCTCAACGACGGTGTTTTCAATCCCGGTGTGATCGCACAATATGATGCCGATGGAAACATCACAGGCTATACAGAAAACCTCGGCGGCCCGGATACTAAATACATTCCCTTCGCCGACAACTATCCCTGGAGCTTTATGAAGCCCGCCATGTTTGATGCGTCATTCATTAAGCTGCGCGAGATCTCGTTGGGCTATCAATTGCCGAAGACCTTTATCAGTAGCCTCGGACTTCAAAGTGCCAGCTTCTCGCTGTATGCACGCAACCTGATGCTGTGGACCAAAGCCAAGATCGGCGTCGATCCGGAGTTGGCGTTTCAGCCGGAAGGCAATCAACAGGGAAATAACTCGCCGTTCAAACAGGGCATCGAGCGCTACAACGTGAACCCCTGGACGGTCTCCACAGGATTTAAATTGAGTCTGACGTTTTAA
- a CDS encoding regulator: MTQRFFLLLSCACWFACKQNAPAPSAPTETTVFHDTVFLQEYHEGYPTPASVGEVRSLVVDDKANVWIATPAGVFVKKNNAMTWEAALPAAEQGPAFSVAIDQDSAVWMSTWKAVFRMKHDVVSKREGATPPLSVLCPAKEGMYAAGPRGVWLFKGEGCEKKNYAVARSIRDVASDGDGGLWLATDVGLYHAGQDSTQHFVDTTDVLSAYIRGVGLANGGQVWAGGLGGVTVLQNGKKVRTLEPDEGIPSINVNAVRRSPSGVMWIGTDMGVVRYAQDRSHSLRFSRRWLVDDKVNAVAFDADGNAWLGTPKGVSAIKRKPMTLASKEQYFYDVLMRRHIREPWIAGQCRLLQEGDTTRWKPEDDDNDGEYTSNYLAMESFRYAATKSEDAKEKARKAFRFLKLLQEVTETDGFFARTIVPSEWTFYHDGNRTYTDRERADEEVKEPRYKPVEIRWHKSRDGQWMWKGDTSSDEICGHMFGYFIYYDLVADETEKKEIRAHVSKIVSHLMAHHFTLTDIDGQPTRWGVWSPDRLNRDPEWTPDRSLNSMEVLSFLKFAHYITGEEKFQQEYLRLIQTEGYLDNMANIPHQNPAWFIYFDVILSAYQYPILLKTETDPKLKKFYENHIDQWLERRKGDHNPLINFIYAYARQQKKELQPSVAFLTDTPLDLVDWSIDHTKREDVRVVHTPVLGEVQVDALPPASIRATVRWDKNPWGINAGDHFMEREPVFWLLPYWMGRYLGMIQEPAK; this comes from the coding sequence ATGACACAACGATTTTTTCTACTGTTGTCGTGTGCATGCTGGTTTGCCTGCAAGCAGAATGCCCCGGCGCCTTCCGCCCCCACCGAAACGACTGTGTTTCACGATACCGTGTTTTTGCAGGAATATCACGAAGGCTATCCCACTCCCGCGAGCGTTGGCGAAGTGCGAAGCCTCGTGGTGGATGATAAAGCCAACGTGTGGATCGCTACGCCGGCGGGAGTGTTTGTGAAAAAGAACAACGCCATGACGTGGGAAGCGGCACTGCCGGCCGCCGAACAAGGCCCCGCGTTTTCGGTAGCGATAGACCAGGACTCGGCGGTCTGGATGAGCACGTGGAAGGCTGTGTTTAGAATGAAGCATGATGTGGTTTCGAAAAGGGAAGGCGCCACACCGCCACTAAGTGTACTGTGCCCCGCGAAGGAGGGAATGTATGCCGCTGGCCCCAGAGGGGTCTGGCTCTTTAAAGGTGAAGGATGCGAGAAAAAGAACTACGCCGTTGCGCGCTCCATCCGCGACGTGGCCTCCGATGGCGACGGAGGGTTGTGGCTTGCAACGGATGTGGGCTTATATCATGCCGGGCAGGACAGCACGCAACATTTCGTGGATACGACCGATGTGTTGAGCGCCTACATTCGTGGTGTTGGGTTGGCGAATGGCGGGCAGGTTTGGGCTGGAGGACTTGGCGGCGTCACGGTATTGCAGAACGGCAAGAAAGTAAGAACCCTTGAACCTGATGAGGGCATCCCTTCGATCAACGTGAACGCTGTACGCCGATCGCCTTCGGGCGTGATGTGGATCGGCACCGACATGGGTGTCGTGCGGTATGCCCAGGATCGCTCACACTCCCTGCGCTTCAGCCGGCGTTGGCTGGTCGACGACAAAGTGAATGCCGTTGCATTTGATGCCGATGGAAACGCCTGGTTAGGCACACCGAAAGGAGTGAGCGCCATCAAAAGAAAACCCATGACACTAGCTTCCAAAGAACAATATTTCTACGATGTGTTGATGCGCCGCCACATTCGCGAACCTTGGATCGCCGGACAATGCAGATTGCTCCAGGAAGGCGACACCACGCGCTGGAAACCGGAAGACGACGACAACGATGGCGAGTACACCAGCAACTACCTGGCGATGGAAAGCTTTCGTTATGCCGCGACCAAAAGCGAAGACGCAAAAGAAAAAGCCCGCAAAGCCTTCCGGTTTTTGAAACTCCTGCAAGAAGTGACCGAGACCGACGGCTTCTTTGCCCGCACCATCGTGCCCTCGGAATGGACGTTCTATCACGATGGAAACCGCACCTACACCGATCGCGAGCGGGCCGACGAAGAAGTGAAAGAACCCCGCTACAAACCCGTGGAGATCCGCTGGCACAAGTCGCGCGATGGCCAGTGGATGTGGAAAGGCGACACCAGCAGCGACGAGATCTGCGGCCACATGTTCGGCTATTTTATTTATTACGATCTCGTGGCCGATGAGACGGAGAAAAAAGAAATCCGCGCCCACGTTTCCAAAATTGTCAGCCACCTGATGGCCCACCACTTCACGCTCACCGACATCGATGGGCAACCCACCCGCTGGGGCGTTTGGTCGCCCGACCGGTTGAATCGCGATCCCGAATGGACCCCCGACCGCAGCCTGAATTCGATGGAGGTGTTGTCGTTCCTCAAGTTTGCCCACTACATCACGGGCGAGGAGAAATTTCAGCAGGAGTATCTCCGTCTTATCCAAACGGAAGGCTACCTCGACAACATGGCCAACATTCCCCATCAAAACCCGGCGTGGTTTATCTATTTCGATGTGATCTTGTCGGCCTATCAATATCCCATCCTGTTAAAGACCGAAACCGACCCGAAGCTGAAAAAGTTTTACGAAAACCATATCGACCAATGGCTTGAACGACGCAAGGGTGATCACAACCCGTTGATCAATTTCATATATGCGTATGCGCGACAGCAGAAAAAAGAATTGCAACCGTCGGTAGCGTTCCTCACCGACACGCCACTCGACCTGGTCGATTGGAGCATAGATCACACGAAGCGGGAAGATGTGCGTGTCGTGCATACGCCCGTGTTGGGCGAGGTGCAAGTGGACGCGTTGCCGCCGGCCAGTATTCGCGCGACAGTGCGATGGGATAAAAATCCCTGGGGCATCAACGCTGGCGATCATTTTATGGAGCGCGAGCCAGTGTTTTGGCTGCTACCCTATTGGATGGGGCGATATCTGGGGATGATCCAGGAACCGGCCAAGTGA
- a CDS encoding SusD/RagB family nutrient-binding outer membrane lipoprotein, protein MKTKWIACLVVFALFSCEDLTEVNKNPNGIEATDVNPDLILPTVLTEGAKAYTNLGFGDVAGVMQHTQYDAWADSHNDYNWYDQSWSAYYGVLRNNKLLYDRGVKLDQKFHQGVALVMKSFMFGLITDLWGDAPYSAALNGETPGIENSQAKFDSQEDIYKGIIADLKTANQLLAEFDTANPGYSNDVDVIYQGNAMGWRKMANSLLLRYYLRISPKLSSDAKTGIEQIVGDPAQFPIITDPEDDATMAYVGNNADDAWPSNSVYDASGSNFRRIKMCATFVDKLESLNDPRLDLWAKKIEVPLVVDNTLPAGTDEIIDGVRYLAPDVVDGVIIDTDPDYVGIPPSFSALPSAYNMNPTPGQLSYNPHVSFLSDMYQEAKGDLLKSRLISAAEVHFILAEAALNGWNAGDAEEHYNAGVAASLQTWGLGDAYGDYITQPDVVFNNTQQQIIEQKWIASWTVATESWFDYRRTGYPELTTGISAKRDRLPLRFYYMQAEIRLNADNTSSAIDKLEVTGFSQADGKNSAWSRPWLIQGTGKPWN, encoded by the coding sequence ATGAAAACAAAATGGATAGCATGTCTGGTTGTCTTCGCACTCTTTTCCTGCGAAGATCTGACCGAAGTAAATAAGAACCCCAATGGCATCGAGGCCACCGACGTGAACCCCGACCTAATCCTGCCCACGGTGCTCACCGAAGGTGCCAAGGCTTATACCAACCTCGGCTTCGGCGACGTCGCCGGCGTGATGCAGCATACTCAATACGATGCATGGGCCGACAGCCACAACGACTACAACTGGTACGACCAAAGTTGGTCGGCCTACTATGGCGTGCTTAGAAACAACAAGCTGCTGTATGACCGTGGCGTGAAGCTGGATCAAAAATTTCACCAGGGTGTAGCGTTGGTCATGAAGTCGTTCATGTTTGGATTGATCACCGACCTGTGGGGTGACGCGCCCTACTCGGCAGCGCTGAATGGCGAGACGCCCGGCATCGAAAATTCACAAGCTAAATTCGATAGCCAGGAAGATATTTATAAAGGCATCATCGCCGATTTGAAAACGGCCAACCAACTCCTGGCCGAGTTTGACACGGCGAACCCGGGCTACAGCAACGATGTGGATGTGATCTACCAAGGCAATGCGATGGGTTGGCGCAAGATGGCCAACTCCCTTTTGCTCCGCTACTACTTGCGCATATCCCCCAAACTCTCGTCCGACGCAAAGACAGGCATCGAGCAGATCGTAGGCGACCCGGCACAATTCCCGATCATTACCGATCCCGAAGATGATGCCACCATGGCCTACGTGGGCAACAACGCCGATGACGCATGGCCTTCCAATTCCGTTTACGACGCCAGCGGCAGCAACTTCCGCCGGATAAAAATGTGCGCCACCTTCGTCGACAAACTTGAATCCCTGAACGATCCCCGGCTTGACCTGTGGGCCAAGAAGATCGAAGTTCCCCTCGTCGTAGACAACACGCTGCCCGCAGGTACAGACGAGATCATTGACGGTGTCCGTTACCTGGCACCCGATGTGGTAGACGGTGTGATCATCGATACCGATCCCGACTATGTGGGCATACCTCCAAGTTTTTCGGCATTGCCTTCTGCCTACAACATGAACCCTACTCCGGGACAGTTGTCGTATAACCCGCACGTGTCTTTCCTCAGCGACATGTACCAGGAAGCAAAAGGCGACTTGTTAAAATCGCGACTCATCTCGGCTGCCGAAGTACATTTCATTTTGGCGGAAGCCGCGCTGAACGGCTGGAACGCCGGAGACGCCGAAGAGCACTATAACGCCGGCGTGGCCGCTTCCCTTCAAACCTGGGGTTTAGGTGACGCCTACGGCGACTACATCACGCAACCCGACGTCGTGTTCAACAACACCCAACAACAGATCATCGAACAAAAGTGGATCGCCAGTTGGACCGTCGCCACCGAATCATGGTTCGACTACCGCCGCACCGGCTACCCCGAACTCACCACCGGCATCTCGGCCAAGCGCGACCGTCTTCCCCTGCGTTTCTACTACATGCAAGCAGAGATCAGGCTCAACGCCGACAACACCTCGAGCGCCATCGACAAGCTCGAAGTCACCGGCTTCTCCCAAGCCGACGGCAAAAACAGCGCCTGGTCCAGACCCTGGTTGATACAAGGCACCGGCAAACCCTGGAACTAA